ttttgttcaacatttctcttgttaggtgtTTCTCTTGTCCTAACAATTACAGAGTTCATGAACATTGAAGGaactcctgttctctcgagtactgtATTGTTGATGTCGTGGTCtctccacgtgatgtcaaggatgcgtctcaggttccgcatgtgaaaggtattgagccgtctctcctggcgagagcacaaggtccaggattccgaggcgtagagaagtgtactcaccacacatgccatgcagacgtgtgccttggtgtgcactgtcagtttggcattttcccaaacccGCTTTGTGAGCCTGaccagtgttgttgcggccttcccgatacgcctgttgagctcagtgtccagggaaagggtgtctgagattgtggagcccaggtacacaaactcgtgaactgcctccagcacatagtctgctatatttatacagggtagctcattgacatctgatcccatcacctgtgtcttcttcaggctgattgtcaggccgaatgcggaacaggctgtGGCAAAgtggttgagtagctgctgcaggccttctgctgtgtgtatggtgatcgctgcgtcgtcggcgaagaggaactccctgaggattcgcatctgtacttttgtctttgctcggagtctggatagattatagagctttccatcagatcttgtacggagatagatgctttctgtggttgttccataggcatgcttgacgaggatcgcgaagaagatgccgaacagggttggagcaagaacacacccctgtttaacatcactgttgatgttgaatggttcagaggTTGAGCCGTCGTACATGACTGttcccttcatgtccttgtggaacgattgtatcatgctgagtagggtgggtgggcagccaattttggccaagatcttgaagagtccgtccctgctCACGAGGTCGAAGGTCTTTGTAAGGTGAATGAAGGCGATGTATgaggcttttctctgctccctgcacttttcttgaagctgtctcagggagaacaccatgtcagtggtcgacctctctgctcggaaaccacactgtgactcggggtacactctttcggcaagaatctgaagcctgaccaagacgaccctAGCGAAGGGTTTGCCAACGAtgctgaggagggagatgccgcgatagttgacatcgcttctgtcacctttatttttgtagcgagtgatgatgtttgcatctctcatgtcttgtggcaccgagtcctccctccagcactggcacagaagttcatgaagctcagatttaagtgttccacgagcgcacttgagaacttcaggcggaatcccgtcgtctcctggggccttccctgaggaaagtgaatccactgctttctcaacttcttccacagttggttcaagatcaagttcttccatgatgggcaggcattcgattgcatccaaagcctctacgctgaccaagttctctctggagtagagttcaGAGTAATGTTCCActcagcgattcatctgttgatcacggtctttagtgatctctccagtggctgactttagAGGAGCCGTCCAGTTTTGTGTatgcctgttgcctgtttgatcccttcgtacatgcctcttatgttgccaacagtggccgcagtctggatgctggaacagagtcgaacccagtaatcgttagcacagcgcctcgcagtttgttgaactaTACTGCGGGCAGTACAGAGGGCCTGTAGGTttctttctgagggcaggttcttgtagaatgagagagctcgtctctttttctctacgaggggtaacagttcctctgcactgacctcgaaccaatctgctgacttgttctgcctcttaccgaaggtggacatggcaatgttgaaaatagtgcccctgagatgtgaccacctctcacttgcaCTATCGCAGGGTGATACAGGAAGGGGATTTACCAGCgccgcagtgaattcctccaccttgtgaaggtcacggatcttgtttacgttaattcgtggccttccctccttctttgctctgtggattttccggggctggaactttactctgcaaacggcgagagagtggtcggtgtcgcaatctgcgctctggaagctgcgggtcagtttgacaTTTCGCAAATTGCTACGCcccgtaagcaccaggtcgagttggtgccaatgcttagacctgggatgTCTCCAGGAAACTTTATGCAAgggcttggtgtcgaagaaggaattggtgatgcagagatcatgacggcagcagaactccaggaggcgcGGCCCACTCTCATccatcttcccaaatccaaactggcccaggcaggaatgccaagagctgtgatcataaccaactcttgcattaaaatctcccaggaggaagactggctcttgttgaggtatgtctctgagagctaggccgaggtcatcataaaacttgTCCTTCGCTTCGttagaggaggtcagtgttgtGTCATAGGCATGGATGAGActgaccattcctgctgctgtatgaagcttaagtttgatgatccttgcagatCCCTCCATgggcggtactatggaccctaacaacctgtttctgatggcaaagccaacgccatgctcccttacctcttctggtggtttgccctgccagaagaaggtaaagtcTTTCTCCCGTATGTTGCCGGTCGCGGGgagacgtgtctcctgcagggcgactatgtccatctggagcctgcgcagttcattgttgatcaTAGCTGTCTTGTgggcgtcgttcacttccagtagatcttccgagagacccggtgtcatggtccttacattccatgtgcccagtttgagagctgggtggctctgtgttggttttcttttgcctggtgcatgggTTGACGATCCTCTTGTTGGATTGTGGCCtaagccccacgcacccagtggagcaggcAGACCATGGCgggacagcaccttattggctgggggctgTCCAGCTTGAGGCAGGCGGTAGCTGTCCTTTGAAATCGGATGATTTCTCCCACCGACGGAAGTAACCTCTGGCGTCCCACTCTACGCCAATTGAGTGGTAGGCTTATCACCGgtaactgtcgcttcccgtgttgagccATCACCAAGGCGATGCTGGAgcgtcctctccagggcacaggcctgggcagtaattatggaggaCCAGCTGTTGCATatgcagcagatccaccctctccacgccagtgatgtgatccaagggaagggcaggcgccgatACGCTTGGGACCAGTGTCGTCGCAGGAGTTACCAGACtgtagctgtaaacagctgcaaGCTGCCTTAAGGACTctgactccggatttttcctcagggttgactcCCGAAGTCTTTCCCATGAGTGGGTTTAACCGCAAGACAGCAGAGGTTTCTATATAGAAATAtctagtatatgtatatatatatatatatatatatatatatatatatatatatatatatatatatatatatatatatatatatatatgtgtgtcgtacctagtagccagaatgcacttctcggcctactatgcaacgcccgatttgcctaataagccaagttttcctgaataattatattttctcaaatttttttcttatgaaatgataaagctacccatttcattatgtatgaggtcaattttttttattggagttaaaattaacgtagatatatgaccgaacctaaccaaccctacctaacctaacctatctttagaggttaggttaggttaggtagccgaaaaagttaggttaggttaggttaggtaggttaggtagtcgaaaaacaattaattcatgaaatcttggcttactaggcaaattgggccttgcatagtaggctgagaagtgcgttctggctactaggtacgacatatatatatatacatacatattattaaatatgaccgaaaaagtaagattaataattctaacacgaattttctcaatctttcgtacatttcttttcactgttggaggtaaatcaaaaatcaattctccaaaattcatttttatttctagtctgacgcgacacgagcgcgtttcgtaaaacttattacattttcaaagactttagtttacaaatacacaactgaatagaacttacgcatctccgatttcatatctacatttgagtgaggtggatggggtgaggtggcattaatagggtattaatttcatcaacacaagacagaacaagaggtggcattaatagggtattaatttcatcaacacaagacagaacacgaaacaatgggtattgaatagaagtgtttgtagaaagcctattggtccatatttcttgatgcttctatattggagcggagtcttgaggtgggtagaatatagttgtgcattaattggctgttgattgctggtgttgacttcttgatgtatacACATCATGTATattaagagagacagagagagagagagagagagagagggagagagagagagagagggagagagagagagagagagggagagagagagagagagagagggagagggagagggagagagagagagagagagagagagagagagagagagagagagagagggagagagagagagagaagagagagagagggagagagagagagagagagagggagagagagagagagaagagagagagagagagagagggagagagagaagagagagagagggagagagagagagagaagagagagagagagagagagagagagagagagagaagagagagagagggagagagagagagagaagagagagagagagagagagagagagagagagagagagagagagagagagagagagagagagagagagagagagagagagagagagagagagggagagagagagagagagagagagagagggagagagagagagagagagagagggagagagagagagagagagagagagagggagagagagagagagagagagggagagagagagagagagagagagagagagagagagagagagagggagagagagaagagagagagagggagagagagagagagaagagagagagagagagagagagagagagagagaagagagagagagggagagagagagagagaagagagagagagagagagagagagagagagagagagagagagagagagagagagagagagagagagagagagagagagagagagagagggagagggagagagagagattaagaagatgaagagagagagagggagagagagagagagagagagggagagagagagagagagagagagagggagagagagagagagagagagagggagagagagagagagaagagagagagagggagagagagagagagagagagggagagagagagagagagagagagagagagagagagagagagagggagagagagaagagagagagagggagagagagagagagaagagagagagagagagagagagagagagagagagaagagagagagagggagagagagagagagaagagagagagagagagagagagagagagagagagagagagagagagagagagagagagagagagagagagagagagagagagagagagagagagagagagggagagggagagagagagagagagagagacggagagagagagagagagagagggagagagagagagagaagagagagagagggagagagagagagagagagggagagagagagagagagagagagagagagagagagagagggagagagagaagagagagagagggagagagagagagagaagagagagagagagagagagagagagagagagagaagagagagagagggagagagagagagagaagagagagagagagagagagagagagagagagagagagagagagagagagagagagagagagagagagagagagagagagagagagagagagagagagggagagggagagagagagagagagagagagggagagagagagagagagagagggagagagagagagagaagagagagagagggagagagagagagagagagagggagagagagagagag
This window of the Procambarus clarkii isolate CNS0578487 chromosome 46, FALCON_Pclarkii_2.0, whole genome shotgun sequence genome carries:
- the LOC138350593 gene encoding craniofacial development protein 2-like, producing the protein MTPGLSEDLLEVNDAHKTAMINNELRRLQMDIVALQETRLPATGNIREKDFTFFWQGKPPEEVREHGVGFAIRNRLLGSIVPPMEGSARIIKLKLHTAAGMVSLIHAYDTTLTSSNEAKDKFYDDLGLALRDIPQQEPVFLLGDFNARVGYDHSSWHSCLGQFGFGKMDESGPRLLEFCCRHDLCITNSFFDTKPLHKVSWRHPRSKHWHQLDLVLTGRSNLRNVKLTRSFQSADCDTDHSLAVCRNLPSERNLQALCTARSIVQQTARRCANDYWVRLCSSIQTAATVGNIRGMYEGIKQATGIHKTGRLL